One window from the genome of Rhinolophus ferrumequinum isolate MPI-CBG mRhiFer1 chromosome 10, mRhiFer1_v1.p, whole genome shotgun sequence encodes:
- the SSTR3 gene encoding somatostatin receptor type 3 has product MDTPGYPSLVPTTLETGNASSAWPLDAPLGNMSVAPSTAGLAVRGVLIPLVYLVVCVVGLLGNSLVIYVVLRHTASLSVTNVYILNLALADELFMLGLPFLAAQNALSYWPFGSLMCRLVMAVDGINQFTSIFCLTVMSVDRYLAVVHPTRSARWRTAPVARTVSAAVWVASAVVVLPVVVFSGVPRGMSTCHMQWPEPAAAWRAGFIIYTAALGFFGPLLVICLCYLLIVVKVRSAGRRVWAPSCQRRRRSERRVTRMVVAVVALFVLCWMPFYVLNIINVVCPLPEEPAFFGLYFLVVALPYANSCANPILYGFLSYRFKQGFRRVLLRPSRRVRSQEPPVGPPEKTEEEDEEEDGEESGEKGAGKQGEGKEMNGWVSQITQPGTSGQERPPSRMAGKEQQFLPQEPSAGEKSGTLHISCL; this is encoded by the coding sequence ATGGACACACCCGGCTATCCTTCATTGGTGCCCACGACCTTGGAAACTGGGAATGCCTCTTCTGCCTGGCCCCTGGATGCCCCCTTGGGAAACATGTCCGTGGCCCCAAGTACGGCTGGGCTGGCCGTCCGCGGTGTCCTGATCCCACTGGTCTACTTGGTGGTGTGCGTGGTGGGTCTGCTGGGCAACTCACTGGTTATCTATGTGGTCTTGCGGCACACAGCCAGCTTGTCAGTCACCAACGTCTACATCCTCAACCTGGCGCTGGCCGATGAGCTCTTCATGCTGGGGCTGCCCTTCCTGGCTGCCCAGAATGCCCTGTCCTACTGGCCCTTCGGCTCCCTCATGTGCCGCCTGGTCATGGCCGTGGACGGCATCAACCAGTTTACCAGCATCTTCTGTCTCACTGTCATGAGTGTGGATCGCTACCTGGCGGTGGTGCATCCCACCCGCTCGGCCCGCTGGCGCACGGCACCGGTGGCCCGCACTGTCAGCGCGGCTGTCTGGGTGGCCTCAGCAGTGGTGGTACTGCCCGTGGTGGTCTTCTCAGGTGTGCCCCGGGGCATGAGCACCTGCCACATGCAGTGGCCTGAGCCGGCGGCGGCCTGGCGAGCTGGCTTCATCATCTACACGGCTGCGCTGGGTTTCTTTGGGCCACTGCTGGTCATCTGTCTCTGCTACCTGCTCATTGTGGTCAAGGTGCGCTCAGCAGGAAGGCGGGTGTGGGCACCCTCGTGCCAGCGGCGGCGGCGCTCCGAGCGCAGGGTCACGCGCATGGTGGTGGCCGTCGTGGCGCTCTTCGTCCTCTGCTGGATGCCTTTCTATGTGCTCAACATCATCAACGTGGTATGCCCGCTGCCCGAGGAGCCCGCCTTCTTCGGCCTCTACTTCCTGGTGGTGGCGCTGCCCTATGCCAACAGCTGTGCCAACCCCATCCTGTATGGCTTCCTCTCCTACCGCTTCAAGCAGGGCTTCCGCCGGGTCTTGCTGCGGCCTTCCCGCCGTGTGCGCAGCCAGGAGCCCCCGGTGGGGCCTCCAGagaagacagaggaggaggatgaggaggaagatggggaggagagtggggagaagggggcgggaaagcagggggaggggaaggagatgaATGGCTGGGTCAGCCAGATCACACAGCCTGGCACCAGTGGGCAGGAGCGGCCGCCTAGCCGGATGGCTGGCAAGGAGCAGCAGTTCCTACCCCAAGAGCCCTCAGCTGGGGAAAAGTCGGGCACACTGCACATCAGCTGTCTGTAG